TTGCTCGGCATCACGCGCGAGCGCGTCCGTCAGATCAAGGAGAAGGCACTGTCGCGTCTCCGGCACGTTTCACGAGCCAAGTCGCTCGAAAGCTTCCTGGGCTGACCGTCCGTTTCCCCTTCGCACCACGTGTGCTTCAATGGCCTCCAGTTACTCGTTCGACGTGACCACCGGCTGCGACCTCCAAGAGGTCGACAACGCCGTGAATCAGGCGCAGAAGGAAGTGACCCAGCGGTTCGACTTCAAGGGGTCGCACGTGCTCATCGACTTCAAGCGCACGGACAGCATCATCAAGTATGAGGCCGAGGGCGAGATGCGCATGGATGCGCTGCTCGACGTGCTGCGCGCCAAGCTGATCAAGCGTGGGGTGTCGGTGAAGAACCTCGACATCGGCGAGCCGCAGCCGGGCAGCCACGACATCCTGCGCAGCGAGATCAAGTTGAAGATGGTGCTCGACAGCGAGACCGCGAAGAAGGTGAGCGCCGCGGTGCGCGACGCCAAAATCAAGAAGGTCACAGCGAGCATTCAGGGCGAGCAGGTGCGCATCCAGAGCACCGACAAAGATGCACTGCAGGAAGCGATCGCCATGCTGCGTCAGGGTGACTTCGGCGTGGAACTGCAGTTCGGCAATTTCCGGTAGGCGCTTCGTCGCGCGGAGCGTGCGATTGAGCCCGTGTGCGTAGTTCCGGTTAACGCCGTGCGCCGCGGTTGGCCCATGTTGCGGTATGTCACCGCCGAGTTGCGCTGAACGCCGAACGCCGAGCACTTTATGGGCATGTCCAGTACCGAGTCGCGCCGCTGGTCCGTGGAGGACGTGTGGGCCCTCCCTGACGACGGAAGCCGCTACGAAACCGTGGACGGGGAGCTGCTGGTGACCCCCGCGCCGCGGTATGTCCATCAGCAGGTCGTCGGCGCCATTCACCATGAGCTGCGCACGTGGTTGCGAGGCCCAGGCAAAGGCGTGGGCCTCACACTGATGGCGCCGGCCGACGTCATTCTCGACGCGTACACGCTGGTGCAGCCGGACCTGTTCGTGCTGCCTCCGGTCAGCAAAGCCGTGCTGTTCGGCCAGGAGCCGGCGCCGGCGCCCTTACTCGCCATCGAGGTACTCTCGCCAGGCACGGCGCGCTACGACCGCCTCAAAAAGCGCCCGCGTTTCCAACGCGCGGGCATTGAGTGCTGGCTGGTAGACGTGGAGTCGCACCTGGTGGAACGCTGGGCGACCGACACTGACCGCCCGGAGATCTGCATTGAATCGGTGACCTGGGAGCCGGCCGGAGCGCCTGAGCTGTTTCGCCTCGGCCTTGGCCCGATCTGGGAAGAGATCGGGGACTGATCGACGGCGGGGCACGTCCGGTCCCGGCCGGACTCGCTATCTTTCGAGCATGCTCAAGTTTGGTTTGGTCACCCTCGGGTGCGATAAGAATACGGTAGACTCCGAGCGGTACCTGGCTGATCTCGTCGCCCATGGCGGCGAACAGGTGACCGACCTGCGTGATGCCGAGGTGGTGGTGGTCAACACCTGCGGCTTCATCGACGCCGCCAAGGCCGAATCAATCGAAGCGATCGTGGCCGCGGCACGCCTCAAAGACGACGGTAAGTGTCAGGCGGTGTTCGCCATCGGCTGCATGGTCGAACGGCATAAGTCGGAGCTCGAGGAGGCGCTGCCCGAGGTGGACGTCTTCCTCGGCAACTCCGAGACCGACCGCCTCATTCCCGAGCTTGTGGAGCGTGGGCTGCTGGGCGGGTCGCTGGTGGAGCATCCCGGCGTACGTTTGTTCGGCGGTGATCTGCCGCATGTGCGTTACCTCAAGATCTCGGAAGGATGCGATCACGGGTGCGCGTTCTGCGCGATTCCGCTCATGCGCGGCAAGCACCGTTCGTTCGCGCTCGATGATCTGGTCAAGGAAGCGCAGCTGCTGGAAGTGCAGGGCGCGCGCGAGATGAATCTCGTGGCGCAGGACCTCGCGCATTATGGCCGCGACCGTCGTGACGGCGTGGCGTTGCCCGAGCTGCTCGAAGCGCTCGTGCGCGAAACGTCGATTCCGTGGATCCGCAACATGTACCTCTATAGCACCGGCATCACGCCGCGCTTACTGGAGGTCATCGCGGCGAATCCGCGCATTGTGCGCTATCTCGACACGCCGATGCAGCATGGTTCAGATGCCGTGCTCGCGCGCATGCGTCGCCCCGAACGGCAGAAGACGATCCGTGAGCGCCTCGCGCAGTATCGCGCGATCGTGCCCGACTTGGCGGTGCGTACCTCGGTGATCGTCGGGTTCCCGGGCGAAACGGAAACCGACTTCGAGATTCTCTGCGACTTCCTCGAGGAGATGCAGTTCGATCGGGTCGGTGTGTTCACCTATTCGCCGCAGGAAGGCACGCGCGCGAACAGCATGGAAGACGACGTCGCCGATTCGATCAAGCAGGAGCGCAAGGAGCGCGTCGAAGAGCTGCAGCGTGCGATCACGTCGGAACGTTACGAGCGCTTCCTGGGCGTCGAGTCTCGCGTGCTGGTGGAGCGTGCCTCCGACGTGGCCGGTGAGATGCTGTGCCGCGCGCCGTGGCAGGCCGATGACATCGATGGGTTGGTGCACGTGCCGATCAACGCCGCATCCGGCATCATGACGCCCGGTGCGTTCGCCGACGTGCGTATCGAGCACGTGGTGGACGACTATGATTTCCGGGCCACGCTGTTGCGCGTGGCCGAGCAAGCGACGGCACCGATCCGACGTGCGTCGCGCACCTTGCCGCTGGTTGGCAGCGGTATTCCTGACAGTTCTTCCGTGGGGAGTTTCGGCCGATGAGCAGTCCGACAGAACTCGCAGCCATGTTGACGTCGCGCCCGAGCGCGCGTTCCGCCGAAATCATGGCGCGAGCGCGCGCTCGTTTTCCGGGCGGCGTCAACTCACCCGTGCGCGCCTTCGGTGGTGTGGGTGGAGAGCCGTTCGTCGCCAAGCGCGGGAAAGGCGCATTGGTGTGGGACGCCGATGGTAACGAGTATCTCGATTACATCCTGTCGTGGGGCCCGCTGGTGCTTGGGCATGCGCCTGATGTGGTTCTCGAGGCGGTGTCGCGCGCCATGCAGGACGGCACGAGCTTCGGCATGCCGACCGAGCGTGAGGTGGAGTTGGCCGACAAGATCGCCGAGCGGATGCCGCACATGGAGATGGTGCGCTTCACCTCCAGCGGCACCGAAGCGGCAATGACCATTGCCCGGCTGGCCCGTGCCATCACTGGCCGCGAATACATCCTCAAGTTCGAAGGCTGTTACCACGGCCATGCCGATGCGTTTCTGGTGCGCGCCGGATCGGGGGTGGCCACGCTTGGGCTTCCCGATTCGCCCGGCGTACCGGAAGCGCTGGCCAAGCTGACACTGACCTGCCGCTACAACGACCTCGAGGAGGTGGCCCGCATCGCCCGCGAGCATCCGTTGGCGGCCATCATGCTCGAACCGATCGTGGGCAACAGCGGCTTTATCGAGCCGCTCCCCGAGTTCATCCCCGGATTGCGGAAGATCGCTGACGAAACCGGGGCGTTGCTCGTCTTTGATGAAGTCATGACCGGTTTCCGAATCGCCTTCGGCGGCGCGCGCGAGCGCTTTGGTGTCACCCCCGATCTCACGGCCCTGGGCAAGGTGATCGGCGGAGGCCTGCCGGTAGCTGCCTACGGCGGCCGTCGTGAGCTCATGCAGAACGTGGCGCCCACGGGCAAGGTGTATCAGGCTGGCACGCTTTCGGGGAATCCGTTGGCGATGGCGGCAGGACTCGCCACGCTCGGCGCGCTCACGCAAGAGGTGCATGACGGCATCACGGCGCAGACCGGCGTGCTCGTCCAGGGCATGCGGGACATCGCCGCGCGGCATGGCGTGCCGTTCTCGGCCAGCCATTCCGGCTCGATGTGGGGCTTCTTCTTCCGGGACGAGCCCGTGCACACGTACGACGACGCGAAGTTGTCGGATACGGTGCTGTTCAAACGGTTCTTTCATGCGGCGCGTCGCCGTGGTGTATCGCTGGCGCCGTCGGCCTTCGAAGCGGGGTTCATGTCGTCGGCGCATGGCGTTGCGGAAATCGCCGAAACACTCACCCGGCTCGACGACGCGCTTGGCGCGGCTGTCGCGCACCGGGACTAGCCCAGGAGTTCATGCGTTCGCTCATCGCTGGTGCCTTTGGTACGCTAGTGGCTGCGGCCGCCTTCACGGTGGCGTGCGCGCCGCGTGGTGGCAGCACTGGCTCCGGTACGCCGACGCCGGTGATGGACGGGCCGATCACGGGCGAAGCGCATGGGCGACTGGATGGACGAGACCGGATGGCGCGTATCGCGCTGGCCGGCAAGGCGCCGCAGGCGCCGGTGTCGGCCACGGGACGGTGGCGTATCGATGAGCAGGGTGGGCGCACGAAGCTGGTGACGGGGCAGGGCGCCGAGAACTGGCGTGTGGAGCAGCAGGGCGGGTTGCTGCGGGTGGCCGGTGACAATGGCGATGCCACCCCGTGGCGCGAGGGGCCGTTCGTCGCCCGCGCGGTCGACGGCGGCTCGGCGCTACGCTACGACAACCGTCGCTATCGCGGTGAGCTCTGGTTCACACCGACCGACAGCGGCATTCTGGTGGTGAACCGGCTGCCGGTGGAGGAGTACCTGCGAGGCGTGGTGCCGATCGAATTGGGAACCCGGCAGACGGCGGATCGCGCCGCGCTCGAAGCACAGGCGATTGCCGCGCGAAGCTACGCGTACATCCGCGTGCCGTCGGACGAATCGATTGAGCCGCGCTCGGGGTGGCACATGGTGGCCACGGTGCAGAATCAGGTGTATGCCGGGCTGGATGTGGAGGCGCCGATCGTGAATGAAGCGATCGACAACACGGCCGGATTGGTGATCCGCTACAACGGGTTGCTGGTGGACGCGCCGTACTACTCGTCATGCGGCGGACGGACGGCGGCGCCGAAGGAATCGTGGCGGGAGGTACGTGAGGAACCCTATCTGCAGTCGGTGGACGACATCGATCCGCGCACCGGGCGCCCGTACTGCGACATTTCGCCCCGGAATCACTGGACGGCGGAGTTTGACGAAGCGCAGCTGAGCGAGACGGTGCGGCGGGCCCTGGTGGCGGCCGGCGCGCGCGATCCACGCCCAGGTGTGGTCACGGAGATGCGGGTGGAGGGCCGGACGGCGTCGGGGCGCGCCACGGCACTGGTACTTCGCACCGATCGCGGCGATGTGACCGTGCGCAACAACGAGATCCGGAATGTGCTGCGTGATACGCGTGGCGCGATCCTGTACAGCACGTATTTTTCAGTCGACCGCGAATCCCGTGCGCGTGGACACCTGACCGGTGTCAGCCTGCGCGGCCACGGCAACGGCCACGGAGTGGGGATGTGTCAGTGGGGAGCGATCGGCCGGTCACGGGCCGGCATCGACGCTCGCACGATCCTGCGTCATTACTATCCGGGGACCGTCGTCGGGTTCGCCGACTGATCTGTCATCTCCGGAGGCGTGAATGAAAGACGGCGTACGTATAGCCGTCGTCGGCACGGGTGCGATTGCCCAGCTGACGCACATCCCAGTACTGTCCAAGCTGCGCGGCGCCAAACTGGTCGCGTTGTGCGATAACGATGCGGCCAAAGCGCGTGCGCTGGCGGATCGTTTCGAGGTGCCCGACGTATTCACCGACTTCGAGGAGCTGCTCGACAGCGACGAACTCGACGCGGTGATTATCTCCACGCCCAATCACTTGCACGAGCCGCACGTGCTGTCAGCACTGCGCAAGAAGCTGCACGTGCTGTGTGAGCGTCCGTTGTCGCTCTCCACGCGCGGCATCGAGCGGTGTATTGCCGCCGCGCACAAGGCCGATCGACGGTTGGTGGTGGGGCACAATCATCGCTTCCGCTCCGACGTGCAGGCGCTCGACCAGTTCATCCGCAATGCGGAGCTGGGTCAGGTCACCTCCATTCGGGCCGGTTCGTTGCAGATGAAGCACACCGCTGATGGGTGGCGCAATCGTCGCGCCGAATCGGGCGGCGGCGTGTTCCTCGAGCACGGGTTCCCGCTGCTTGATCTGGCCATGTGGCTGGCCGATGGGCCGAATCCGATCCGTGTCGTGTCGTCGATGCGTCGCGGTCGCGCGTCGGGCTCGGTGGAAGACGCGATGCAAGTGTTCCTCGAGTGCGACAACGGACTCGTGCTGAACATCGATGTATCGTGGTCGTACGTCGGCGACGAAGATCGCTGGTGGTTTGAAGTGCATGCCACCCGTGGCTCCGCGCGATTGGCGCCGTTGCGCGTCACGAAGGAGCTGAACGGACGCGCAGTCGATGTGTCGCCGTCGGGCGCCGCGGCGCGCGAAAGCCCGTTCCTGCAGAGCTACCGGGCAGAGATTGCGCACTTCCTGGCGGTCATCAACGGCGACGCCCCGTACGAGCCACCCACCGATCAGGTACTGGTGCAGAAGGTGGTCGAGGCGATCTACAAGGCCGCCGACGACGGGAAAGAGATCCGCTTCTGATGGTCGTGACCGCTGTTCGGCGCCTGTTGGCGGCGGCGATGCTGATGGCATCGTCGGCGCTGGCGGCACAGTCGACCGAAGCAACGCAGACGCCGCGGCCACCGGCTCCCGGCGTGTCGGCATCCCTCGACAGTGTGCGCGCTGAACGCGGCGCGCGCATGTCGGTGGCGATCATCACGTACGGGCCCGGCGAATTCGTGTTCGAGAAGTTCGGACACATCGCGCTGGCACTCACGGACAGCACCACTGGTGAGAGCATCGCCTTCAACTGGGGCATGTTCGACTTCAATCAGCCCAATTTTCTCGGACGCTTTCTCACCGGCGATACGAACTATTGGATGGAAGGCTACCGTACCGCCGATTTCAATGCGGCGTACATGCGCGAGAATCGCACGGTCCGCAAACTCGAGCTGCAGCTCAGCGCCGTGCAGCGCGGTGCCATTGCCGATTTCGTGCGCTGGAATGCGCAGGACGCGAACAAGTACTATCGCTACGATTACTACGCCGACAACTGCGCCACGCGCGTGCGTGACGTGTTGAATTGGGCGCTGCAGGGACAACTCGACGCACCGTTCGCGTTGCCCGGCAGCGGCCGCACCTGGCGCAATGAAACGGCGCGCATCACGGCCAGCGATCCGCTGGTGTATCCCGGCATTCAGGTTGCCCTCGGTCGTAACGCCGATCACGTGCTCACCAAGTGGGAAGAGTCGTTCCTGCCCGATCTGCTGGCGAATCATCTGGCGGCGCTTTCGGTCAAGGATGCGAATGGCGCGTCGATGAAGCTGGTGACCAGTGACTCCGTGCGCTACACCGCCGACCGCGCCCCGATGCCCGAGGTGGCGCCGTCTCGCGTACCGATGGCGTTGGTGCTCGGTGTCGGGCTCGCCGTGCTCGTGGTGCTGCTGTCTCGCGCCGGGTCGGTGGCGGTACGCGTTGTGGTGGCCGTGTTCTCGGTGCTTTGGTTCGCTGTCGGAGGCGTACTTGGTACGGCGTTGCTGTTGGCCGGTACCGTCACCAAGCACATCCCGTACATGGGTGCCAATCTCACGGTGCTGCAGCTGCATCCGCTCATGCTGGTGGCGGCCGTGGTGGTCACGGCGTCGCTGTGGCGCGGGGCGCGCACGCGCGCGGCGCTCGGTGTGTCGCTCGTGATCGCCGTGCTGTCGCTGGTGGGACTGGCCCTCCAGTTGGTGCCGTCGTTGTATCAGCAGAGCGGTGTCGTACTCGCCGTGATCGTGCCGGTGCAGGCGGCATTTGCGGTGGCCATTCTGCGACTTCGGTCGCGCGTGCGTTCCGACAGCGCCACGCGATGACCACGCATCGCATCGCCGTCGGCATCGACGTGGGCGGGACGTTCACCGACCTCGCTGCGTTGCACGCCGATGGAACGGTGCACACGTCGAAGGTGCTGAGCGTCGCGACGGATCGCGCGGCCGGTGTGTTGGAAGCGCTCCGTGTGGCGGCGCTGAATGGGTCGCAGATTGCGCACATCGCGCACGGCACGACAGTG
The genomic region above belongs to Gemmatimonas sp. and contains:
- a CDS encoding YajQ family cyclic di-GMP-binding protein, encoding MASSYSFDVTTGCDLQEVDNAVNQAQKEVTQRFDFKGSHVLIDFKRTDSIIKYEAEGEMRMDALLDVLRAKLIKRGVSVKNLDIGEPQPGSHDILRSEIKLKMVLDSETAKKVSAAVRDAKIKKVTASIQGEQVRIQSTDKDALQEAIAMLRQGDFGVELQFGNFR
- a CDS encoding Uma2 family endonuclease → MSSTESRRWSVEDVWALPDDGSRYETVDGELLVTPAPRYVHQQVVGAIHHELRTWLRGPGKGVGLTLMAPADVILDAYTLVQPDLFVLPPVSKAVLFGQEPAPAPLLAIEVLSPGTARYDRLKKRPRFQRAGIECWLVDVESHLVERWATDTDRPEICIESVTWEPAGAPELFRLGLGPIWEEIGD
- the rimO gene encoding 30S ribosomal protein S12 methylthiotransferase RimO, with amino-acid sequence MLKFGLVTLGCDKNTVDSERYLADLVAHGGEQVTDLRDAEVVVVNTCGFIDAAKAESIEAIVAAARLKDDGKCQAVFAIGCMVERHKSELEEALPEVDVFLGNSETDRLIPELVERGLLGGSLVEHPGVRLFGGDLPHVRYLKISEGCDHGCAFCAIPLMRGKHRSFALDDLVKEAQLLEVQGAREMNLVAQDLAHYGRDRRDGVALPELLEALVRETSIPWIRNMYLYSTGITPRLLEVIAANPRIVRYLDTPMQHGSDAVLARMRRPERQKTIRERLAQYRAIVPDLAVRTSVIVGFPGETETDFEILCDFLEEMQFDRVGVFTYSPQEGTRANSMEDDVADSIKQERKERVEELQRAITSERYERFLGVESRVLVERASDVAGEMLCRAPWQADDIDGLVHVPINAASGIMTPGAFADVRIEHVVDDYDFRATLLRVAEQATAPIRRASRTLPLVGSGIPDSSSVGSFGR
- the hemL gene encoding glutamate-1-semialdehyde 2,1-aminomutase, giving the protein MLTSRPSARSAEIMARARARFPGGVNSPVRAFGGVGGEPFVAKRGKGALVWDADGNEYLDYILSWGPLVLGHAPDVVLEAVSRAMQDGTSFGMPTEREVELADKIAERMPHMEMVRFTSSGTEAAMTIARLARAITGREYILKFEGCYHGHADAFLVRAGSGVATLGLPDSPGVPEALAKLTLTCRYNDLEEVARIAREHPLAAIMLEPIVGNSGFIEPLPEFIPGLRKIADETGALLVFDEVMTGFRIAFGGARERFGVTPDLTALGKVIGGGLPVAAYGGRRELMQNVAPTGKVYQAGTLSGNPLAMAAGLATLGALTQEVHDGITAQTGVLVQGMRDIAARHGVPFSASHSGSMWGFFFRDEPVHTYDDAKLSDTVLFKRFFHAARRRGVSLAPSAFEAGFMSSAHGVAEIAETLTRLDDALGAAVAHRD
- a CDS encoding SpoIID/LytB domain-containing protein, which produces MRSLIAGAFGTLVAAAAFTVACAPRGGSTGSGTPTPVMDGPITGEAHGRLDGRDRMARIALAGKAPQAPVSATGRWRIDEQGGRTKLVTGQGAENWRVEQQGGLLRVAGDNGDATPWREGPFVARAVDGGSALRYDNRRYRGELWFTPTDSGILVVNRLPVEEYLRGVVPIELGTRQTADRAALEAQAIAARSYAYIRVPSDESIEPRSGWHMVATVQNQVYAGLDVEAPIVNEAIDNTAGLVIRYNGLLVDAPYYSSCGGRTAAPKESWREVREEPYLQSVDDIDPRTGRPYCDISPRNHWTAEFDEAQLSETVRRALVAAGARDPRPGVVTEMRVEGRTASGRATALVLRTDRGDVTVRNNEIRNVLRDTRGAILYSTYFSVDRESRARGHLTGVSLRGHGNGHGVGMCQWGAIGRSRAGIDARTILRHYYPGTVVGFAD
- a CDS encoding Gfo/Idh/MocA family oxidoreductase yields the protein MKDGVRIAVVGTGAIAQLTHIPVLSKLRGAKLVALCDNDAAKARALADRFEVPDVFTDFEELLDSDELDAVIISTPNHLHEPHVLSALRKKLHVLCERPLSLSTRGIERCIAAAHKADRRLVVGHNHRFRSDVQALDQFIRNAELGQVTSIRAGSLQMKHTADGWRNRRAESGGGVFLEHGFPLLDLAMWLADGPNPIRVVSSMRRGRASGSVEDAMQVFLECDNGLVLNIDVSWSYVGDEDRWWFEVHATRGSARLAPLRVTKELNGRAVDVSPSGAAARESPFLQSYRAEIAHFLAVINGDAPYEPPTDQVLVQKVVEAIYKAADDGKEIRF
- a CDS encoding DUF4105 domain-containing protein; this translates as MTAVRRLLAAAMLMASSALAAQSTEATQTPRPPAPGVSASLDSVRAERGARMSVAIITYGPGEFVFEKFGHIALALTDSTTGESIAFNWGMFDFNQPNFLGRFLTGDTNYWMEGYRTADFNAAYMRENRTVRKLELQLSAVQRGAIADFVRWNAQDANKYYRYDYYADNCATRVRDVLNWALQGQLDAPFALPGSGRTWRNETARITASDPLVYPGIQVALGRNADHVLTKWEESFLPDLLANHLAALSVKDANGASMKLVTSDSVRYTADRAPMPEVAPSRVPMALVLGVGLAVLVVLLSRAGSVAVRVVVAVFSVLWFAVGGVLGTALLLAGTVTKHIPYMGANLTVLQLHPLMLVAAVVVTASLWRGARTRAALGVSLVIAVLSLVGLALQLVPSLYQQSGVVLAVIVPVQAAFAVAILRLRSRVRSDSATR